A window of the Juglans microcarpa x Juglans regia isolate MS1-56 chromosome 5D, Jm3101_v1.0, whole genome shotgun sequence genome harbors these coding sequences:
- the LOC121265593 gene encoding ADP-ribosylation factor GTPase-activating protein AGD5-like: MNEKANVSEELNAKHIKILEGLLKLPENRECADCKRRVPRWASVNLGIFICMQCSGIHRSLGVHISKVRSTTLDTWLPGQVAFIQSMGNEKSNSYWEAELPPNYNRVGIEKFIRAKYQEKIWVPRDAKAKSSSTNGSIYRPGPGSSCWHGYTENTEHSSEERKDAHPPRIYNKIITANGSVPVDVDLSYQSNMVPPFSIHQQQLPMLAQKSFLMAASAKSSGRSQISPAIVHQPGSKVTLIPDQNWGSIGHQVPGMKMPGAETICWRQQLN; the protein is encoded by the exons ATGAACGAGAAAGCTAACGTTTCTGAAGAACTTAATGCCAAGCACAtaaag ATATTGGAGGGTCTTCTTAAATTACCAGAAAATAGAGAATGTGCTGACTGCAAAAGAAG GGTACCACGATGGGCGAGTGTGAATCTTGGAATTTTCATATGCATGCAATGTTCAGGGATCCACAGATCCCTTGGAGTGCATATATCAAAG GTTAGATCTACAACTTTGGACACATGGCTTCCAGGGCAGGTTGCATTTATCCAAT CTATGGGGAATGAGAAATCAAATAGCTATTGGGAAGCAGAGTTGCCCCCTAATTATAACAGAGTTGGAATTGAAAAGTTCATCCGTGCAAA GTATCAAGAGAAAATATGGGTTCCTAGGGATGCAAAAGCAAAATCATCGTCAACAAATGGTTCAATTTACAGACCAGGACCTGGAAGTAGTTGTTGGCATGGGTACACAGAAAATACTGAACATTCATCCGAGGAGAGGAAAGATGCTCATCCACCTAGAATATATAACAAGATAATTACAGCGAATGGCAGTGTTCCAGTAGATGTTGATCTATCCTACCAG TCAAATATGGTGCCACCATTCTCTATCCATCAACAACAACTGCCAATGCTAGCCCAAAAGTCATTTCTCATGGCTGCTTCAGCAAAGTCTAGTGGCAGATCCCAAATATCACCTGCCATTGTACATCAACCTGGCTCCAAGGTTACTCTCATACCTGATCAGAATTGGGGAAGCATAGGCCATCAAGTTCCTGGAATGAAGATGCCTGGGGCAG AAACTATTTGTTGGCGCCAACAGCTCAATTAA